The Pseudomonas sp. FP2309 genome has a window encoding:
- a CDS encoding carbon-nitrogen hydrolase family protein produces MRVALYQCPPLPLDVAANLKRLHQLAHEATDADVLVLPEMFLTGYNIGAEAVGALAEAQDGESAHTIAEIARTAGVAIVYGYPERADDGQIYNAVQLIDAQGQRLCNYRKSHLFGDLDHSMFSAGDDHLPLVELNGWKLGFLICYDLEFPENTRRLALAGAELILVPTANMVPFDFVADVTVRARAFENQCYVAYANYCGHEGDIHYCGQSSIAAPDGQRIAQAGLDEALIVGTLDRQAILNARAANHYLQDRRPELYGALSKP; encoded by the coding sequence ATGCGTGTCGCCCTGTACCAATGCCCGCCGCTGCCGCTGGATGTGGCGGCCAATCTCAAGCGCCTGCACCAGCTCGCGCACGAGGCAACCGATGCCGACGTGCTGGTGCTGCCGGAAATGTTCCTCACCGGCTACAACATCGGGGCCGAAGCGGTCGGTGCCCTGGCTGAGGCGCAGGATGGCGAGTCTGCACACACCATCGCCGAGATCGCGCGAACCGCCGGGGTGGCGATTGTGTATGGCTACCCGGAGCGCGCGGACGATGGGCAGATCTACAACGCGGTGCAGTTGATCGACGCCCAAGGCCAGCGCCTGTGCAATTACCGCAAGAGCCACCTGTTTGGCGACCTGGATCACTCGATGTTCAGCGCCGGCGATGATCACCTCCCGTTGGTGGAGCTCAACGGTTGGAAACTGGGGTTCCTGATCTGCTACGACCTGGAGTTCCCGGAGAACACGCGGCGCCTGGCCCTGGCCGGTGCCGAACTGATCCTGGTGCCCACCGCCAATATGGTGCCGTTCGACTTTGTTGCGGACGTGACCGTGCGGGCGCGGGCCTTTGAGAACCAGTGCTACGTGGCCTACGCCAACTATTGCGGGCACGAAGGCGACATCCACTATTGCGGACAAAGCAGCATTGCCGCACCGGATGGCCAACGCATCGCCCAGGCCGGCCTGGATGAGGCCTTGATTGTCGGCACACTGGATCGCCAAGCGATCCTCAACGCGCGCGCGGCCAACCATTACCTGCAAGACCGCCGCCCCGAGCTGTACGGCGCGCTGAGCAAGCCCTGA
- the pqqF gene encoding pyrroloquinoline quinone biosynthesis protein PqqF, whose translation MPAPVHPHPLHLTLANGLRVTLRHAPRLKRCAAALRVAAGSHDVPLAWPGLAHFLEHLLFLGTRRFPTDDGLMAYVRRHGGQVNASTRERTTDFFFELSVPTFSEGLERLADMLAHPRLAEDDQLREREVLHAEWVAWSHDAKAQQQVAVLQGLAADHPLRGFHAGNRDSLPVEREDFQQALRAFHTRFYQSGQMTLSLAGPQSLEQLEALAKRFSEQLDSGPLYPQAPAPALMQGQARRYQHRADSHLHHVITCDASPEALNFLCTWLNAPAAGGLLAELNRRGLARTVQASVLYHFAGQALLDIDFTLSTKDQSATQIEALLHDWLSFFAHSDWTPLREEFALLNARQQQVQGALALARNDSEDLSEQGVAALKALLDSLQLPPSRHPWQLPPNNPFLRPPVKAGRAGLIRGQTSAHRGLRTFAQDRSRGRRDASALKFSQALADDSDEGALYLNWQFDSAAPVGLESTLQALCANARQAGVELSFETAGKGMLVKMIGLHEPMPAVLEALAQHLNQPQGTSPAATPMIAIRELLKALPACCIADTVETGAQPASWTTARWHGLGLGLPAACEALIKTAAARLPGLPESFESTPHAFDGQRRWHELNVDATEAALLLFCPTPSASLEDEATWRLLGHLLQDPFYTRLRVELQLGYAVFSGIRQINGQTGLLFGIQSPSAPLEGLVEHLQAFVAQVPTLISSRGASGNEALAQQFSAQTLPIAQGAELLWHAHVAGHSSGYLAQLQQLILSRRPEAMQLAAQQLKDAKGGWHWLANGPRTANA comes from the coding sequence ATGCCTGCGCCGGTCCACCCTCATCCCCTTCATCTGACCCTGGCCAACGGCTTGCGCGTCACCCTGCGCCACGCCCCCCGCTTGAAGCGTTGCGCTGCGGCGTTGCGGGTGGCTGCCGGCAGCCATGACGTGCCGCTGGCGTGGCCGGGGCTGGCGCATTTCCTTGAGCATTTGTTGTTTCTCGGCACCCGACGTTTTCCCACGGACGATGGGCTGATGGCCTACGTGAGACGTCACGGTGGCCAGGTGAATGCCAGCACCCGCGAACGCACCACCGACTTCTTTTTTGAACTGTCTGTACCGACCTTCTCCGAGGGCCTGGAACGCTTGGCGGACATGCTGGCCCATCCGCGCCTGGCCGAGGACGACCAATTGCGCGAGCGCGAAGTACTGCATGCGGAGTGGGTCGCCTGGTCCCATGATGCCAAGGCTCAGCAGCAGGTCGCTGTGCTTCAGGGCTTGGCGGCAGATCATCCGCTGCGCGGCTTCCACGCAGGCAACCGTGACAGCCTGCCAGTGGAGCGTGAGGACTTTCAGCAGGCGCTGCGGGCCTTTCATACGCGGTTCTATCAGAGCGGGCAGATGACCTTGAGCCTGGCCGGCCCGCAGTCGCTGGAACAACTCGAAGCGCTGGCAAAGCGGTTCAGCGAGCAACTGGACTCGGGGCCTCTGTACCCTCAGGCGCCTGCACCGGCGTTGATGCAGGGCCAGGCACGCCGTTATCAACACCGCGCCGACTCCCATCTGCACCACGTCATCACCTGTGACGCGTCGCCTGAAGCATTGAACTTCCTCTGTACCTGGCTCAACGCCCCGGCGGCCGGCGGGCTGCTCGCCGAGCTGAACAGACGCGGGCTGGCCCGTACAGTGCAGGCGTCCGTGCTGTACCACTTTGCGGGGCAAGCGCTGCTGGATATCGACTTTACGCTCAGTACAAAAGACCAATCGGCTACGCAGATCGAGGCGTTGTTGCACGACTGGCTGAGCTTTTTCGCACACAGTGACTGGACGCCACTGCGCGAAGAATTCGCCCTGCTGAACGCACGCCAACAACAGGTCCAGGGCGCGTTGGCGTTGGCCCGAAACGACAGCGAAGACCTTTCGGAACAAGGCGTCGCTGCGCTCAAGGCCCTGCTTGACTCGCTCCAATTACCGCCCTCCCGGCACCCTTGGCAGTTGCCGCCGAACAACCCGTTCCTGCGTCCACCGGTCAAGGCAGGACGTGCCGGTTTGATTCGTGGCCAGACCAGCGCCCACCGTGGCTTGCGCACCTTTGCTCAGGACCGGTCGCGGGGACGCCGAGACGCATCAGCGTTGAAGTTCAGCCAGGCCTTGGCGGACGACAGCGACGAAGGTGCGCTGTACCTGAACTGGCAATTTGATTCAGCAGCGCCCGTCGGACTGGAAAGCACCTTGCAAGCGCTGTGTGCGAACGCGCGCCAGGCAGGCGTCGAATTGTCTTTCGAAACAGCGGGCAAGGGGATGCTTGTGAAGATGATCGGGCTGCATGAGCCAATGCCTGCTGTCCTTGAAGCCTTGGCCCAGCACCTGAATCAGCCCCAGGGGACGTCACCCGCTGCCACGCCAATGATCGCCATCCGCGAACTGCTCAAGGCGTTGCCCGCGTGCTGCATCGCCGACACTGTCGAGACCGGCGCGCAGCCCGCCTCCTGGACCACCGCACGCTGGCACGGCCTTGGCCTGGGTTTGCCCGCCGCGTGTGAAGCGCTGATCAAGACGGCCGCCGCCCGCCTGCCGGGCCTACCTGAGAGCTTCGAAAGCACGCCTCACGCCTTTGACGGTCAACGGCGGTGGCATGAGCTAAACGTGGATGCCACCGAAGCGGCGTTGCTGTTGTTCTGCCCAACGCCCAGTGCATCCCTGGAAGACGAAGCCACATGGCGCTTGCTCGGCCATCTGCTCCAGGACCCGTTCTACACACGTCTGCGGGTCGAGTTGCAGTTGGGCTACGCCGTATTCAGCGGTATCCGACAGATCAATGGGCAAACCGGCCTGCTGTTTGGCATTCAGTCCCCCAGCGCGCCCCTTGAAGGGCTCGTTGAGCATCTGCAGGCCTTTGTGGCGCAAGTGCCGACGTTGATCAGCAGCCGAGGGGCGTCAGGCAATGAGGCACTGGCGCAGCAATTCTCGGCCCAGACCCTGCCGATCGCTCAAGGCGCCGAACTGCTGTGGCACGCGCACGTGGCAGGCCATTCGTCGGGCTACCTGGCGCAGCTTCAGCAATTGATCCTGAGCCGTCGCCCTGAGGCCATGCAACTCGCGGCGCAGCAACTGAAGGACGCCAAAGGCGGCTGGCACTGGCTGGCTAATGGCCCGCGCACTGCGAACGCATAG
- the pqqA gene encoding pyrroloquinoline quinone precursor peptide PqqA, translating to MTWSKPAYTDLRIGFEVTMYFASR from the coding sequence ATGACTTGGTCCAAACCTGCTTACACTGATCTGCGCATCGGCTTCGAAGTCACCATGTACTTCGCCAGCCGTTAA
- the pqqB gene encoding pyrroloquinoline quinone biosynthesis protein PqqB, which produces MFVQILGSAAGGGFPQWNCNCVNCAGFRDGSLRAQARTQSSIAISDDGVHWVLCNASPDIRAQLQGFAPMQPGRALRDTGISAIILMDSQIDHTTGLLSLREGCPHQVWCTDMVHEDLSTGFPLFTMLTHWNGGLAWNRIELDTCFTIPACPNLRFTPLPLRSAAPPYSPHRFDPHPGDNIGLIVEDLRTGGTLFYAPGLGKVDAPLLEIMAGSDCLLVDGTMWDDDEMQRRGVGTRTGREMGHLAQNGPGGMLEVLEQLPRQRKVLIHINNTNPILDEDSPERAELVRRNVEVAYDGMSLEL; this is translated from the coding sequence ATGTTTGTCCAGATTCTAGGTTCCGCCGCCGGCGGTGGCTTCCCACAGTGGAACTGCAACTGCGTGAACTGCGCAGGTTTTCGTGATGGCAGCCTGCGTGCGCAAGCGCGTACCCAGTCGTCCATTGCCATTTCCGACGATGGCGTCCATTGGGTGCTGTGCAATGCCTCTCCGGATATCCGTGCGCAACTCCAAGGCTTTGCGCCGATGCAACCCGGCCGCGCCCTGCGCGACACCGGCATCAGCGCGATCATCCTGATGGACAGCCAGATCGACCACACCACCGGTTTGCTGAGCCTGCGCGAAGGCTGCCCGCACCAGGTGTGGTGCACCGACATGGTTCATGAAGACCTGAGCACCGGTTTCCCGCTGTTCACCATGCTCACCCACTGGAACGGCGGCCTGGCCTGGAACCGTATCGAACTGGACACCTGCTTCACCATCCCGGCCTGCCCGAACCTGCGCTTCACCCCATTGCCACTGCGCAGTGCCGCGCCCCCCTATTCACCGCACCGCTTCGACCCGCACCCAGGCGACAACATCGGCTTGATCGTCGAAGACCTGCGCACCGGCGGCACACTGTTCTACGCCCCAGGCCTGGGCAAGGTCGATGCGCCGCTGCTGGAAATCATGGCCGGCAGCGACTGCCTGCTGGTGGACGGCACCATGTGGGATGACGATGAAATGCAACGCCGTGGCGTCGGCACCCGCACCGGTCGCGAGATGGGCCACCTGGCCCAGAACGGCCCCGGCGGCATGCTCGAAGTGTTGGAGCAACTGCCACGGCAGCGCAAGGTGCTTATCCACATCAACAATACCAACCCGATCCTCGATGAAGATTCCCCCGAGCGGGCGGAACTGGTACGGCGCAATGTCGAAGTGGCTTACGACGGCATGAGCCTTGAATTGTAG
- the pqqC gene encoding pyrroloquinoline-quinone synthase PqqC, producing MTDTPLTPAEFEAALRAKGAFYHIHHPYHVAMYEGRASREQIQGWVANRFYYQVNIPLKDAAILANCPDREIRREWIQRLLDHDGAPGEDGGIEAWLRLGQAVGLDPDQLRSQELVLPGVRFAVDAYVNFARRASWQEAASSSLTELFAPQIHQSRLDSWPQHYPWIDPTGYEYFRTRLGQARRDVEHGLAITLQHYTTRAGQERMLEILQFKLDILWSMLDAMSMAYELKRPPYHSVTEQRVWHKGITL from the coding sequence ATGACTGACACACCATTGACGCCCGCCGAATTCGAAGCCGCCTTGCGGGCCAAGGGCGCCTTCTACCATATCCATCACCCTTACCACGTGGCGATGTATGAAGGCCGCGCCAGCCGCGAGCAGATCCAGGGCTGGGTCGCCAACCGCTTCTACTATCAGGTGAACATCCCGCTGAAGGACGCCGCGATCCTGGCCAACTGCCCGGACCGCGAGATCCGACGCGAGTGGATCCAGCGCTTGCTCGACCACGATGGCGCGCCCGGTGAAGACGGCGGCATCGAAGCCTGGCTGCGCCTGGGCCAAGCGGTCGGCCTCGACCCGGACCAACTGCGCTCCCAGGAACTGGTACTGCCCGGCGTACGGTTTGCGGTGGATGCCTATGTCAACTTCGCCCGTCGCGCCAGTTGGCAGGAAGCCGCCAGCAGCTCACTGACCGAATTGTTCGCGCCGCAGATCCACCAATCGCGCCTCGACAGCTGGCCCCAGCATTACCCGTGGATCGACCCCACCGGTTACGAGTACTTCCGCACCCGCCTGGGCCAGGCCCGACGCGACGTAGAGCACGGGCTGGCCATTACACTGCAGCACTACACCACCCGTGCCGGTCAGGAACGCATGCTGGAGATCCTGCAGTTCAAACTGGACATCCTGTGGAGCATGCTGGACGCCATGAGCATGGCCTACGAACTCAAACGCCCGCCCTATCACAGCGTGACCGAGCAGCGGGTCTGGCATAAAGGGATCACCCTATGA
- the pqqD gene encoding pyrroloquinoline quinone biosynthesis peptide chaperone PqqD — MSFDRSRTPTWRQGYRYQYEPAQKGHVLLYPEGMIKLNDSAALIGGLIDGERDVAAIIAELDQQFPGVPELADDIEQFMEVARAEHWITLA, encoded by the coding sequence ATGAGCTTTGATCGCAGCAGAACACCGACCTGGCGCCAGGGCTATCGCTACCAATACGAGCCGGCGCAAAAAGGCCACGTGCTGCTCTACCCCGAAGGCATGATCAAGCTCAATGACAGCGCTGCGTTGATCGGTGGCTTGATCGATGGCGAGCGCGACGTGGCCGCGATCATCGCCGAGCTGGATCAACAATTCCCCGGTGTACCTGAGCTCGCTGACGACATCGAGCAATTCATGGAGGTCGCCCGTGCTGAGCACTGGATCACCCTTGCCTGA
- the pqqE gene encoding pyrroloquinoline quinone biosynthesis protein PqqE, producing the protein MPEKPAVGLPLWLLAELTYRCPLQCPYCSNPLDFAEQGKELSTEQWIKVFREAREMGAAQLGFSGGEPLVRQDLAELIAEARKLGFYTNLITSGIGLTEQKISDFKKAGLDHIQISFQASDEQVNNLLAGSKKAFAQKLEMARAVKAHGYPMVLNFVTHRHNIDKIDRIIELCIALEADFVELATCQFYGWAQLNRVGLLPTREQLVRAERITNEYRARLEAEGHPCKLIFVTPDYYEERPKACMNGWGSIFLTVTPDGTALPCHGARQMPVQFPNVRDHSMQHIWYDSFGFNRFRGYDWMPEPCRSCDEKEKDFGGCRCQAFMLTGDASNADPVCSKSEQHGIILQAREDAEHATQTIEQLAFRNERNSRLIAKS; encoded by the coding sequence TTGCCTGAAAAACCGGCCGTCGGCCTGCCGCTGTGGCTGTTGGCGGAGTTGACCTACCGCTGTCCGCTGCAGTGCCCGTATTGCTCCAACCCGCTGGATTTCGCCGAGCAGGGCAAGGAGCTGAGCACCGAGCAGTGGATCAAGGTCTTTCGCGAGGCCCGAGAAATGGGTGCCGCGCAGTTGGGGTTTTCCGGCGGTGAACCGCTGGTGCGCCAGGACCTCGCGGAGTTGATCGCCGAGGCGCGCAAACTGGGGTTCTACACCAACCTGATCACCTCCGGTATCGGCCTGACCGAGCAGAAAATCAGCGATTTCAAGAAAGCCGGGCTGGACCATATCCAGATCAGCTTTCAGGCCAGCGACGAACAGGTGAACAACCTGCTGGCCGGCTCGAAAAAAGCCTTTGCGCAGAAGCTGGAGATGGCCCGTGCAGTCAAGGCCCACGGCTATCCGATGGTGCTGAACTTCGTCACCCATCGGCACAATATCGACAAAATCGACCGCATCATCGAGCTGTGCATCGCCCTGGAAGCGGATTTTGTCGAGCTTGCCACGTGCCAGTTCTACGGTTGGGCGCAACTCAACCGCGTGGGGTTGCTGCCCACCAGGGAGCAACTGGTACGCGCCGAACGGATCACCAACGAATACCGCGCCAGGCTCGAAGCCGAGGGGCATCCGTGCAAGCTGATCTTCGTGACACCGGACTACTACGAGGAGCGCCCAAAAGCCTGCATGAACGGCTGGGGCAGCATTTTTCTGACCGTCACACCGGACGGCACCGCCCTGCCCTGCCACGGCGCCCGACAGATGCCGGTGCAGTTTCCCAATGTGCGCGACCACAGCATGCAGCACATCTGGTACGACTCGTTTGGCTTTAACCGCTTTCGCGGCTACGACTGGATGCCCGAGCCGTGCCGCTCATGCGATGAAAAGGAAAAGGACTTCGGCGGCTGCCGCTGCCAAGCCTTCATGCTCACCGGCGACGCCAGCAATGCCGACCCCGTGTGCAGCAAGTCCGAGCAGCACGGCATTATTCTGCAAGCGCGGGAAGACGCCGAACACGCCACCCAGACCATCGAGCAACTGGCCTTTCGCAATGAGCGCAACTCACGGCTCATCGCAAAAAGCTAG
- a CDS encoding YqaE/Pmp3 family membrane protein, with translation MDIIRIIIAILLPPLGVFLQVGFGGAFWLNILLTLCGYFPGIIHAVYIIAKR, from the coding sequence ATGGATATCATTCGTATCATTATCGCCATCCTGCTGCCGCCACTGGGTGTGTTCCTGCAAGTAGGCTTCGGCGGCGCGTTCTGGCTGAATATTCTGCTGACCTTGTGCGGTTACTTCCCGGGCATCATCCACGCGGTATACATCATCGCCAAGCGCTGA
- a CDS encoding aspartate aminotransferase family protein, whose protein sequence is MNLFSKRRPAPSLDDLLMDTTVERSSECLMPTVARPPHVFVRGQGSWLWDSDDRAYLDFSQGNGANSLGHSPQVLIKALSEQTLALINPGMGLYNRTQLNLVDRLCHRTGSDQAYLLNSGAEACEAAIKLARKWGQLHRGGAYRIISAGNGCHGRSFAALAASASTLENRFEPQLPGFSHVPFNDLPALHAAVDAQTVAIMLEPIQGAGVFPATEHYLKGVEHLCRELGILLILDEVKTGLGRCGTLLAEQQYGVHADIIALGKGLGGGVPLAALLARGKACCFDLGELEGTHHGNALMASAGAAVVDSVLEHGFLEHVRESGAHLGEGLARLAYRYGHGELRGQGLMWGLTLSDDSADAVVKAALHEGLILTAAQPDCLRFTPALTVSQSNIDEMLLRLARAFSRVRTAQLQCRKGIAV, encoded by the coding sequence GTGAACCTGTTCAGCAAACGTCGGCCCGCGCCAAGCCTGGATGATCTGCTTATGGACACCACCGTCGAGCGGTCCAGCGAGTGCCTGATGCCCACGGTGGCCCGACCACCCCACGTGTTCGTACGCGGTCAGGGTTCCTGGCTGTGGGACAGCGACGACCGTGCCTATTTGGACTTCAGCCAAGGCAACGGCGCCAATAGCCTCGGGCACAGCCCGCAGGTATTGATCAAGGCGCTGAGCGAGCAGACCCTGGCACTGATCAACCCCGGCATGGGCTTGTATAACCGTACTCAACTTAACCTCGTCGACCGCCTGTGCCACCGCACCGGCAGCGATCAGGCCTACTTGCTCAACAGTGGCGCGGAGGCCTGTGAAGCGGCGATCAAGCTGGCGCGCAAGTGGGGCCAGCTGCATCGTGGCGGCGCTTATCGCATCATCAGTGCCGGTAACGGCTGCCATGGCCGCAGTTTCGCCGCGCTGGCCGCGTCGGCGAGCACCCTGGAAAACCGTTTCGAGCCGCAACTGCCTGGTTTCAGCCACGTGCCCTTCAACGACCTGCCGGCCCTGCACGCAGCGGTTGACGCGCAAACCGTCGCGATCATGCTTGAGCCGATCCAGGGCGCCGGCGTGTTTCCTGCGACCGAGCACTACCTCAAGGGCGTCGAGCATTTGTGCCGGGAGCTGGGCATTCTGTTGATCCTCGACGAAGTAAAAACCGGCCTCGGTCGTTGCGGCACGCTGCTCGCCGAGCAACAGTACGGTGTGCATGCCGACATCATCGCGCTGGGTAAAGGCCTGGGCGGCGGTGTACCGCTGGCGGCATTGCTGGCGCGGGGCAAGGCATGCTGTTTTGACCTCGGTGAGCTGGAAGGCACCCACCATGGCAACGCGCTGATGGCTTCGGCCGGTGCGGCGGTGGTGGACTCGGTGCTGGAGCACGGTTTTCTGGAGCATGTGCGCGAGTCTGGCGCTCACCTCGGCGAAGGCCTGGCTCGCCTGGCCTACCGCTATGGTCACGGTGAATTACGCGGCCAGGGCCTGATGTGGGGGCTGACGTTGTCGGATGATTCTGCCGACGCGGTAGTAAAAGCCGCGCTGCATGAAGGCCTGATCCTGACAGCCGCGCAACCCGACTGCCTGCGCTTCACCCCGGCGCTCACCGTGAGCCAAAGCAACATCGACGAAATGCTGCTGCGCCTGGCCCGCGCCTTCTCCCGCGTGCGCACTGCGCAATTGCAGTGCCGCAAGGGCATCGCCGTTTAA
- a CDS encoding LysR family transcriptional regulator: MDFKQLRYFVAVYEEGHVGRAAERLSISQPALSQQIRHLEQNLDVSLFERSSKRLLPTLAAHTLYNHALPLIDGMQQAVEALRNFKGQALRTLAIGVLQTVHTSLVPQMLERVRKAQPHLVVQIYELTGLEIERRLLNGSLDIGISYLPPRQPGLHGVLLYEDELKVVIPEDHPLREFKKVSLKQAAELPMLLLGEEFQIRQIWQGQLANLGRRPQVQAELNTMVGILDSLPNSKLATVLPGRSQDEHNSQLLLWKPLSEPRVPLKVGLVCRDVQRQQATLALLRALLEDVMNAPQAPA; this comes from the coding sequence ATGGATTTCAAGCAACTGCGTTATTTCGTCGCTGTGTATGAAGAGGGCCACGTGGGCCGTGCCGCTGAACGTCTGTCGATCTCCCAACCGGCCTTGTCGCAACAGATCCGCCATCTGGAGCAAAACCTGGATGTGAGCCTTTTCGAACGCAGCAGCAAACGCCTGTTGCCGACCTTGGCAGCCCACACGCTGTACAACCACGCGTTGCCCTTGATTGATGGCATGCAGCAGGCAGTCGAGGCGTTGCGCAACTTCAAGGGCCAGGCATTGCGCACCTTGGCCATCGGCGTGCTGCAAACCGTCCACACCAGCCTGGTCCCGCAGATGCTCGAACGCGTGCGCAAGGCCCAGCCACACCTGGTGGTGCAGATCTACGAATTGACCGGGCTGGAAATCGAAAGGCGGTTGCTCAACGGCTCGCTGGACATTGGCATCAGCTATCTGCCGCCCCGTCAGCCAGGGTTACACGGGGTGTTGCTGTATGAGGATGAGCTGAAGGTGGTCATCCCCGAGGATCACCCGCTGCGCGAGTTCAAGAAAGTCTCGCTGAAACAGGCCGCTGAATTGCCGATGTTGCTGCTGGGAGAAGAGTTTCAGATCCGACAGATCTGGCAGGGCCAACTCGCCAACCTTGGCCGGCGTCCCCAGGTGCAGGCGGAGCTCAATACCATGGTGGGGATTCTCGACAGCCTGCCCAATAGCAAATTGGCGACCGTGCTGCCGGGGCGGTCCCAGGATGAACACAATAGCCAGTTGCTGCTGTGGAAACCCCTGAGTGAGCCAAGGGTGCCGCTGAAGGTCGGCCTGGTCTGCCGCGATGTGCAGCGCCAACAGGCGACACTGGCGTTGCTGCGCGCCTTGTTGGAAGACGTGATGAATGCGCCTCAGGCGCCCGCCTGA
- a CDS encoding acyl-CoA dehydrogenase C-terminal domain-containing protein produces MADYKAPLRDMRFVLNEVFEVANTWAQLPSLADTVDAETVEAILEEAGKVTAKSIAPLSRGGDEQGCRWDNTAVFTPDGYPQAYKTYAEGGWVGVGGDPVFGGMGMPKAVSAQVEEMINSSSLAFGLYPMLTSGACVSIATHASDALKAAYLPKMYSGEWAGSMCLTEAHAGTDLGMIRTKAEPQADGTYTISGTKIFITGGEHDLTENIIHLVLAKLPDAPAGPKGISLFLVPKFMVNADGSLGARNPVSCGSIEHKMGIQASATCVMNFDAAVGYLVGEPNRGLAAMFTMMNYERLGVGIQGLASGERSYQNAIEYARDRLQSRAPTGAQAKDKAADPIIVHPDVRRMLLTMKASNEGGRAFSTYVATQLDIAKFSEDAAARERADNLVALLTPVAKAFLSDLGLETTVLGQQIFGGHGYIREWGQEQLVRDVRITQIYEGTNGIQALDLMGRKIVGSGGAFYTLFADEIRQFIADAGPESAEFTQPLSVAVDNLDELTAWVLDRAKTNPNEIGAASVEYLHAFGYMAYAYMWARMAKAALGKEAEEDFYASKLGTARFYFARLLPRIHSLSASVKAGSESLFLLDEALF; encoded by the coding sequence ATGGCTGATTACAAAGCGCCGTTGCGTGATATGCGCTTCGTCCTCAACGAAGTATTTGAGGTTGCCAACACTTGGGCCCAATTGCCTTCGTTGGCAGACACGGTTGACGCCGAAACCGTTGAAGCGATCCTCGAAGAGGCCGGTAAAGTCACCGCCAAGTCCATTGCTCCCCTCAGCCGAGGCGGCGATGAGCAGGGTTGCCGTTGGGACAACACGGCGGTGTTTACCCCCGACGGTTATCCACAGGCCTACAAAACCTACGCCGAAGGCGGCTGGGTCGGCGTAGGCGGCGACCCGGTGTTCGGCGGCATGGGCATGCCCAAGGCAGTGTCGGCGCAGGTTGAAGAGATGATCAACTCCTCCAGCCTGGCGTTCGGTCTGTACCCGATGCTGACCTCCGGTGCCTGTGTGTCGATCGCGACCCACGCCAGCGACGCACTCAAGGCGGCCTACCTGCCGAAGATGTATTCCGGTGAGTGGGCCGGCTCCATGTGCCTGACCGAGGCCCATGCCGGCACCGACCTGGGGATGATCCGCACCAAGGCCGAGCCTCAGGCGGATGGCACCTACACGATCAGCGGGACCAAAATCTTTATCACCGGTGGCGAGCACGATCTCACCGAGAACATCATCCACCTGGTATTGGCCAAGCTGCCGGATGCGCCGGCCGGTCCCAAGGGCATCTCGCTGTTCCTGGTGCCCAAGTTCATGGTCAACGCCGATGGCAGCCTGGGCGCGCGTAACCCGGTGAGCTGCGGCTCTATCGAACACAAGATGGGCATCCAGGCCTCCGCGACCTGCGTGATGAACTTCGACGCCGCCGTGGGTTACCTGGTGGGTGAGCCCAACCGTGGGTTGGCGGCGATGTTCACCATGATGAATTACGAGCGCCTGGGAGTGGGTATTCAGGGCTTGGCGTCGGGCGAGCGTTCTTACCAGAACGCCATCGAGTATGCGCGTGACCGCCTGCAAAGCCGTGCGCCGACCGGTGCCCAGGCCAAGGACAAGGCCGCCGACCCGATCATCGTCCACCCGGACGTGCGCCGCATGCTGCTGACCATGAAAGCTTCGAACGAGGGCGGTCGGGCGTTTTCCACGTATGTGGCGACCCAACTGGACATCGCCAAGTTCAGCGAAGACGCGGCAGCCCGTGAGCGTGCCGACAACCTGGTGGCATTGCTGACGCCGGTGGCCAAGGCGTTCCTCAGCGACCTGGGCCTGGAAACCACGGTGCTCGGCCAGCAGATATTTGGCGGCCACGGCTATATTCGCGAATGGGGCCAGGAGCAACTGGTGCGCGATGTGCGCATCACCCAGATCTACGAAGGCACCAACGGCATTCAGGCCCTGGATTTGATGGGGCGCAAGATCGTCGGCAGCGGCGGTGCTTTCTATACCTTGTTTGCCGACGAAATCCGCCAGTTCATCGCTGACGCGGGTCCTGAGTCAGCCGAGTTCACCCAGCCGCTGAGCGTTGCGGTGGATAACCTGGATGAACTGACTGCCTGGGTACTCGATCGTGCCAAGACCAATCCAAATGAGATCGGTGCGGCCTCGGTGGAGTATTTGCACGCGTTTGGTTACATGGCCTACGCCTACATGTGGGCACGCATGGCCAAGGCGGCGTTGGGCAAGGAGGCCGAGGAAGATTTCTACGCCAGCAAGCTGGGCACTGCACGCTTCTACTTTGCACGGTTGCTGCCACGTATTCACTCCCTGAGTGCTTCGGTAAAAGCCGGTAGCGAATCGCTGTTTTTGCTGGATGAGGCCCTGTTTTAA